GCGCCCGGTTCCTGGGCGAACGGCTGCCGCCGCGCCTGCTGGCCGGCATGGCGGTGTCCTTCGCCGGCGCGGTGGCCGTGGGGCTCTCGATGTCCGGCGAGGACGGCCACGCCTCGGTCCTGGGCGTCGCGCTCTGCCTGCTGGCGGCGGTGGCGTACGCGGGCGGGGTCGTGGCGCAGAAGCCCGCCCTGGCCCACGCGAGCGCGCTCCAGGTGACGACGTTCGGCTGCGCGATCGGCGCGGCGGCCTGTCTGCCGTTCGCCGGGCAGCTGGTGACGGAGGCGGCGCGGGCGCCGCTGTCGGCGACCGCGAACATGGTCTACCTCGGGGTGTTCCCGACCGCGCTCGCCTTCACGACCTGGGCGTACGCGCTGGCGCGGACGACCGCGGGCCGGATGGGCGCGACCACCTACGCCGTGCCCGCCCTGGTCGTCCTGATGGCCTGGGCGCTGCTCGGCGAGCTGCCCGGGGCGCTGACGCTGCTGGGCGGCGCGCTGTGCCTGGCGGGGGTGGCGGTGTCCCGGTCCCGCCCGCGCGGGTCCGCCGCCCCGGCGTCAGGAGCGGGCGCCGGCCCGAAGGAGGCCGCGGGCGAACGTCGCGAGTGAGGCGCCGATCCGCTCGACGGAGAGCCCGAGTTCGTGCCGCTGGAAGGCGAACAGCTCGGGCGAGAGCGGGGCGAGCACGGTGTCGACGAGGGCGTCGGGGTCCTCGGCGCCGTGGGCGACGAGCAGGGTGCGGACGTGGACCCGCCAGAAGCCGTACGCGCCGGTGCGGAAGCGTTCGGGGCCGGTCTCCGCGCCGAGCGCCAGCGGGAGGTGCTTCTCCAGGAGGTCGAGCATCGCGAGGTAGAACGCGGCGAGCCGCTCCCCCGCGGGCGCCCCCGGCCCCAGCGGCGGTGGGCCGTAGACGAGTTGGCCCTGGAGCAGACGCTCGTGCTCGTCGAGCAGCGCCACCGCGACCGAGGCCGGGTCGGGGAAGCTGCGGTAGAGGGTGGCGCGGCCGACGCCGGCGGCCTTGGCGATGCGGTCCATGGTGACGGTCCGCGGGTCGCCCTCGGAGAAGAGCCGTTCGGCCGCGGCGAGGATCTGGGCGCGGTTGCGCTCGGCGTCGGCGCGGCGACGCGGGGCGGTGGCCGGGCGCGCGTCGATCTGGAGGTCGCCCGCGGCCAGCAGGTCGCCCGTGGGCAGCGGGTCGCCGGCCGGCCCGAGAACGCCGATCAGATCCCGCTCGGCGGGGGTGGGGCGGTCCGCCGGACGGCGGGCCGCCCCCTTCGTCTTCTGCCCGGGGTCCGCCGCGGGACCGCGCCGCTCGTGGTCACTCATGGTCCGACCCTACTTCTCCTTCACCCAAGCGGACACCTTGTCCGCTTGGGTTTCCCTGTGGCACCCTAAATGGACACGGCGTCCGCTTGCGGGGTTCGTCGTCCTGCCCTGCCCGGCCGTTCCACGAGGGAGACCCCTGATGCACACCGCTCTGCTCGCCGTCGCGCTCCTCGTCGGCTGCCTCCTCGCCGTCCAGGCGTCGGCCAACCTCCAGCTCAACTCCGCCGTCGGCACCCCGTACGGCGCCTCGACGCTCCAACTGGGCGTCGCCACCACCCTGCTGGCCGCCCTGGCGCTGGCCGCCGGGACCCTCGGCGCGCTGGGCAGACTTCCGGACGTACCCCCCTGGCAACTGCTCGGCGGGCTGGCCAGCCCGCTCTACATCACGAGCGGCATCCTGCTCTTCCCCCGGCTGGGCGCCCTGGCGAGCGTCGGTCTCTTCGTCACCGGCCAGATGTTCGCCTCGCTCGCCCTCGACCTCTTCGGCCTGCTCGGCCTGGAGCGGCAGCCGCTCGGCGCCGGGACGGTCCTCGGCGCGGCCGCCGTCCTCGCCGGCATCGTCGTGATCATCCGGGGCGGACGCGGCGCGGCCCCAGCGGGCGCCGCCGGACTCTCGGCCGCCGCCCGGACGGGCTGGCTCGCCCTCGGAATCGTCGCGGGCGGGGTGCTGCCGGTGCAGGGCGCGGTCAACGCCCAGCTGCGGGAACGGCTCGACGCACCGCTCACCGTCGCCGTGATCAGCTTCGCCGTCGCAACCTTCACCATCGCCGTCGTCCTGCTGGTGCTGCGGGCCACCCGTCGCACCCCGGCCCCGCGCGTCGCCCCGCTGAAGAAGATGCCCTGGTGGGGCTGGCTCGGGGGCGCGTGCGCGGCCGCGTACGTCACCGGCACCTTCCTGCTCATACCGGCCATCGGTGCCGCCGTGACCATCGCGCTCACCGTGACGGGCCAGCAGCTCACCTCGGCCCTCATCGACCACAAGGGGCTCTTCCGGCTGCCCGGGCGCCCCCTCACCCGGCCGCGCGCGCTCGGTCTCGCCCTGCTGCTCGCCGGCTCGCTCACCATCCAGCTCGCCTGAGCACCCCGCCTCGGCGAACGCCCCACCCGCGCCTGAACGCACGCCCCACGCCCGCCTGACCGAGGCTGAACGCACGCCCCACGCACGCCTGACCACGGCTGAACGCACGCCTCAACCACGCCCGTCGAAGGGAACCCGGTCATGTCCGAGAACAGCATCGAGAACACCACCGCAGCCGAGCCGGCCGCGTCGCCCGCCGCGGTCGAGACTCCGCCGCCCGGGGTGATCGTCGTCCACTCCGACCTCTGGTGCTCGTTCGCGCACCTCGCGATCCACCGGCTGCACACCACCCGGGCCCGGCTCGGCCTGGAGGACCGGGTCGCCTTCGACCTGCGCGCCTTCCCGCTGGAGCTGCTCAACGACGCGCCGAGCCCGCGCCCCGGCACGGACAGCGAGGTGGCCCGGATGGCCTCGCTGGAGCCGGCGGCGGGATGGCAGCTGTGGCAGGCGAAGGACTGGCTCTACCCGTCCACGACCCTGCCCGCCCTCGAAGCGGTGCTCGCCGCCAAGGAGCAGTCCCTGCGGGCCTCGGAGCTCCTCGACCTGGGGCTGCGCCGCGCCTTCTGGGCCGAGTCCCGGTGCGTGAGCAACCGGCGGGTCATCCTGGACGTCGCCAAGGAGACCGGGGCGGTCGACGTGGTCGCGCTGGAGGAGGCCCTGGACGACGGACGGGCCCGCCGCGCGCTCGCCGACCAGACCGCCCTGTCCCGGACCGACGCCGTCCGGTGCAGCCCGCACCTCTTCCTGCCGGACGGCACCGACGTCGCCAACCCCGGCGTCGACGTGGGCTGGGAGGGCGCGTACGGCGTCGGCTGGCCGGTGGTGCACGGCGACGACCCGCGGGTGTACGAGGACATCCTGCTGCGGGCCGCCGCCTGAGCCCCACTCCGGGGCCGTCCTCCGGGTCCGCGCTCCGGAGGACGTGCTCCCGGGGTCAGAAGACGACGAGGGCGCGGCCGCCCTTGCCCGCGAGCATGGCGTCGAAGGCGCCGGGGATGCCGTCCAGGGTGATCCGCTCGGTGACGAGGGCGCCCAGGTCGAAGCGGCCCTCCCGGATGTGCCCGGCGATGACGGGCAGGTCGGCGGCCGGGTCCGAGTTGCCGTACACGCAGCCGGCCAGGGTGCGGCCCCAGTGGAAGATCTCCAGGGCGTGGAAGGAGACCTGCTGGTCCTTGCCGCCGATGCCGACGACGGTGGTCCGGCCGCCGCGCCGGGTGGACTCCCAGGCGGTCCGGATGGTGACGGCGCGGCCGACGCACTCCACGGCCACGTCGACGCCGTTCCCGCCGGTCAGCTTCCGGATCTCACGGGCGGTGGTCTCCGAGGCCACCACGTACTCCGTGGCCCCGGCGGCCCGTGCCAGCTCCTCCTTCTCCGGGGAGACGTCCACCGCGACGATCGTGGAGGCCCCGGCGATCCGGGCGGCCTGGAGGGTGGCGAGGCCGACGCCTCCGACGCCGAAGACGGCGACGGTCTCGCCCGCCCGGACCCGGGCCGCGTGGTGGACGGCGCCCCAGCCGGTGAGGACGGCGCAGCCGAGCAGGGCGGCGTCGGTGAGCGGTATGCACTCCGGGAGGGGCAGCACGCAGTTCGCGGAGACGACGGTCTCCTCGGCGAAGGCCGCCACGTTGAGGCCCGGGTGCAGGTCGCGCCCGTCGGCGGCGCGGGCGTGCACCTCCGCGGCGCCGTTCAGGGCGTTGACGCAGAGCCACACCTCGCCGAGCGAGCAGGGGTGACAGGCGCCGCAGGACGGCGCCCAGTTGAGCACCACGCCGTCGCCGGGGGCGACATGGGTCACCCCCTCGCCGACGGAGACGACGGTGCCGGCGCCCTCGTGGCCGAGGACGGCCGGGACGGGGAGGCGCATGGTGCCGTTGGTCAGTGACAGGTCGGAGTGGCAGACGCCGGCCGCGGCGAGCCGGATCCGGACCCGGCCTGGGCCGGGCTCGGGCAGCTCGATGCCGGTGATCTCCAGCGGGGCACCGACGGCGGGCAGGACGGCGGCACGGATCACGGGTGTCTCCTTACTGCGGGCGGGTCGGGGCTCAGAACTGGAGGGACTTGGTCTGGAGGTACTCGGCGAGGCCGTGTGCGCCGAGTTCCCGGCCGACACCGGAGCGCTTCCAGCCGCCGAAGGGGGCGAGCGGGTTGAACCGGCCGCCGTTGATGTCGACCTGGCCGGTCTCCATGCGGCGGGCGAAGGCGACCGCCTCGGTCTCCTCGCCCCAGACGGCGCCGCCGAGGCCGTACTCGGTGCCGTTGGCGATCGCGAGGGCCTCCTCCTCGTCCTCGTACCGGAGGAGGGAGACGACCGGTCCGAAGATCTCCTCCTGGGCGATGGTCATCCCGGGGGTGACGTCGGCAAAAACCGTCGGGGAGACGTAGTAGCCGGTCTCCAGGGGGGCCTCGGTGCCGCCGGCGACCAGTCGGGCGCCCTCTTCGACGCCCTTCTCGATGTAGCCGCGGACCCGGTCGCGCTGGCGGGCGCTGACCAGCGGGCCGAGGCGCTCGCCGGGGACGTACTTGGCGGCGGCCTCGGCGGCGAGGGCCACCGCCTCCTCGTACCGCTCGGCGGGGACCAGCATCCGGGTCCAGGCGCTGCACGTCTGGCCGGAGTTGGACATGACGTTGGCGACGCCGGCGGCGACGGCCCTGGCGAGGTCGGCGCTGGGCAGGATCACGTTGGCGGACTTGCCTCCGAGTTCCAGGGCGACCCGCTTCACGGCGCCGCCGGCGAGGGCGCCGATGCGGCGGCCGACGGCGGTGGAGCCGGTGAAGGAGACGAGGTCGACGCCGGGGTGTTCGGCGAGGGCCTGCCCGGCGACCGTGCCGAGGCCGGTGACCAGGTTGAAGACGCCGGCCGGGAGACCCGCGTCGTGGACGGCCTCGGCGAAGAGCTGGGCGGTGAGCGGGGTGTCCTCGGCCGGCTTGAGGACCGTGGTGCAGCCGGCGGCGAGGGCCGGGGCGACCTTGGCGACGATCTGGTGGAGCGGGTAGTTCCAGGGCGTGATGGCGGCGACGACGCCGACCGGCTCCGCGTAGACGGTGGAGTTGCCGACCTTCTCCACGAACGGGTGGGTGGCGGCCAGTTCGGCGTACGAGCCGGCGACCGCGACCGGCAGTCCGGCGTGTACGGCGGCGGCGAGCTTCGGCGGGGCGCCGAGCTCGGCGGTGACGGTGGCGGCGATCTCCTCGGCGCGGGCGGCGAGCGCGTCGCGCAGGGCGGCGATCCGGGCGGCCCGCTCGGCGGGCGGGGTGGCGGCCCAGCCCGGCAGCGCGGCGCGGGCGGCGCGCACGGCGGCGTCGACGTCCTCGGCGGTGCCGGCCGGCACATGGGCGATGACCTGCTCGGTCACCGGATCGGTGACGGGGATCGTCCCGGAGGTGGACGCGGGCCGCCACTCCCCACCGATGTACATCGCGTTGTGGGCCTTCATCAGCTTCCCCATTCCCGGTCCGCTCGACCGCTCGCCTGCGGCGGGGCCGATCCGCACGGCTCCGCCGCCCCAAACTAGCGCTGTTAGTTTTAGGGCGCCAGGGGCTCTCGGCGTGGGACGGATCTCATCGCGGAGCGGACGTGGGGCGGGTCGCTCGGCGGGGCGCCGGCGGCGGACCGGACGGACGGACGCGGAACGACCCCGCGCCGGGGCCGGCCGACCCCGCCGGGGCGACGGTACCCGACACGGGGCCGGTGCCGTCCGTGCGGTTCAGATCGTCTTGTCGACACCGGTGAGGTGGGCGAAGACGACGATGTTGGCGTCGTAACCGGAGCCCCGGTCGTATGCCCCGCCGCAGGTCAGCAGGCGCAGCTCGGGCCGGGAGGTGGAGCCGTACACCTCCTTGTCGGGGAAGGCGGACTTCGGGTACGTGCGCACCTTGTCCACGGTGAAGACGGCGACCCGCCCGTCGGCGCGGGCGACCCGGACGGTGTTGCCGGGGCCGAGCGAGTCGAGGTCGAGGAAGACGGCCGGTCCGGTCAGGGTGTCGCGGTGGCCGACCAGCACGGCCGTGCCGCGCTCGCCGGGCGCGGGGCCGCGGGCGTACCAGCCGACCTTCTGCGGGTCGTCGACCGGCGGCACCCCCAGCCGTCCCTCGCGGTCGAGGCCGAGGTCGAGGGTGGGCGCCTCGATGGTGATCGCGGGCACGGCGACGAGGGTGGGCCGGGAGCGGCCGAGCGGGGCGGGAGGTGCGGGCGGCTTCTCGCGGACCTCGGCCCGGGCGGTGGCGCCGGACCGGCTCGACGTCGCCCCGGCGGCCTTCGCGGCCGCGCCCGTCCGGCTCCGGGCCGCCTCCGCGCGGTCGGTGCCGGCCGGGGCGCCGGCGGCGGGCGCCGCGGCCGACGCCCCGGCGTCGGGCTTGGCGTCGGCCCCGGCGACGGGCTGCCGGTCGGCGGGGTCCCCGTCCGCGGTCCACCACACGCCCCCGGTCACCAGGACCGTGGCCAGCGCCACGGTCCTGGTGAGCCGGAGGAGGCGTCGCTGCCGGCGCGTGAGGCGGGCCTTACGCCGCGCCATCGTTGCGGCGGCGCGAACGGCGGATCAGCACCAGGCCGACGGTGCCCGCGAGGCCGGCGGTGACGGCCGCGCCGACCCCGAAGGCGGAGGCGTCCTCGTCGGCCGCGATCTCGGCACTGCCGCCGCCGCCTGCGCCGACCGGGCCGTGCGGGGGCTTGTGGTGCCCGTGCCCGCCGTTGCCGTTGCCGTTGCCGTTGTCGCAGTCGACCTGGAAGACCTTGTGCTTGCCGGCGCCCTGCTCGCCGGCGAAGTTCCAGGTGAGCTTGTACATGCCGTCGGGCAGGCTGTAGTCGTCGGCGGTGCGGCCGGTGCCGGTCGGAAGCGTGAAGCCGCCGCTCAGGGAGGCGCCGCCGGGCTTGGCTGGCTGGGGCTCGATCTTCCAGGTGATCTCCTGGTCCTCGTCGAAGTTGAAGGCGGCGAGGTAGAACTTGCAGACCTTGGGGTCGTTGCGCTGGTCGTTCGCCGGGGTGGACCTCTTGTGGATCTTCACGTCGCCGTTGTCGCCGGGAGCGGCGTAGGCGGGCTGGCCGGCGCCGAGGAGGGCGAGACCGGCCAGGGCGAGACCGGACGCGGCGGCGAGGGGGCGGGCGGTGCGAGCACGCATGCGTGTTCCTCCGTGAACTGTCGTCGGACATTTCAACCGATAATCCGACTATCTGTCACGAGAGGGACACGCACGGTCGCGACATGCGCAAGCCCCGCGGCCGGTCCCCCGTCCGGCCCAGGCCGTCAGACGATGCCGAAGAGGATCGCCGCCGCGAGGACGACCAGCGAGGTGAGCGCCGCCCACTTCACGGTGAACCGGGTGTGGTCGCCGAACTCCACCTTCGCCATGCCGACCAGCACGTACACGGCCGGGACCAGCGGGCTCGACATGTGCAGGGCCTGGCCGACCAGCGAGGCGCGGGCGATCTCCAGCGGCGAGACGCCGTGCGCGGCACCGGCCTCGGCGAGCACGGGGAGGACGCCGAAGTAGAAGCCGTCGTTCGACATGAAGTAGGTGAGCGGCAGGCTCAGCAGACCGGTCACGAGCGCCATGTGCGGGCCCATCGCGTCCGGGATGGCGCCGACCAGCCAGTCGGCCATGTGCTTGACCATGCCGGTGCCCGTGAGGACGCCGGTGAAGACGGCGGCGGCGAAGACCATGCCGGCGACGTTGAGGACGTTCTCCGCGTGGGCGGCCAGGCGCTCCTTCTGCTCGGCGGGGCGCGGGTAGTTCACGGTGAGCGCGAGCGCGGCGCCGAGGAGGAAGAGGACCGGGATCGGCAGCAGCTCCAGGATCATCGCCGTGAGCAGGGCGACCGTGAGGGCGGCGTTGAACCAGTACAGCCGGGGCCGGAGGGTGGCGCGGTGCGGGTCGAGGCCCTGGAAGCCGGGGACGGCCGGGTCCTGGTCCGGCGCACCGGAGCCGCCCGGGGCGGCGGGGCCGGAGCCGCCGGCCGCGCCGCCCGCCCGCTTCGCCGGCCGGCCCGCGCCCCGGCCCGTCGCCTCGTCCGCTCCCCCGCCGGCGCCGACCAGGACGGTCTCGCCGTCGGTCTCGGTGGCGAGGGCCTGGTCGAGGGTGAGGTAGCCGATCCGCTTCCGCTCGCGGCGGCCGAGGACGTACGCGAGGGCGATCACGAAGACCAGGCCGACCGCGAGGGCCGGGATCATCGGGACGAAGATGTCGCCGGCGTCGAGCTTGAGCGCGGTCGCGGCGCGGGCGGTGGGACCGCCCCAGGGCAGGGTGTTCATCACGCCGTTGGCCGTGGCCGCCACGCCGGTGAGGACGACGAGGCTCATGCCGAGCCGCTTGTAGAGCGGGTACATCGCCGAAACCGTGATCATGAAGGTGGTGGAGCCGTCCCCGTCGAGGGAGACGATCGCCGCGAGCACCGCCGTGCCGACGACCACGCGGACCGGGTCGGCCTTGCAGAAGCGCAGGATGGCCCGGACGATCGGGTCGAAGAGACCGACGTCGATCATGACGCCGAAGTAGACGATCGCGAACATCAGCATCGCCGCGGTGGGAGCCAGCTTGCTCACGCCGTCGATGACGTAGTCGCCGAGCTGCGCGCCCTGCCCGACGGCGACGCAGAACAGGGCGGGGATCAGGACGAGCGCCGCGATCGGCGACATCTTCTTCAGCATGATCAGGACCAGGAAGGTCGCGATCATGGCGAAGCCGAGGACGGTCAGCATGGAGGCACCTCACGTTCACCGTTGAACAGCCGCCGAGCGGCGGTCCGGATGACCGTAGGTGCCCCCTTCCGGCCTCAACAAGGGGTCGGCGCGTGAGCAATACGAGCAAAACCCCAGGTCACAGGAGGGGTGCCGGTTCGAGCGGGGTGACCTCGACGGGGAAGCCGTTGAGGACGGCGGTGCCGGAGAGCGGGTCGAGGAGGGTGCCGTCGAGGAGCTGGTTGACGTTGACGCCGGGGCGGGCGGCGGCCACGGAGAGGCGGGTGCCGGGGCGGTCGTGGCCCCAGCCGTGCGGGAGGCTGACGACCCCGGGCCGTACCGCGTCGGTGACCTCGATCTCCGCCGTCAGCTCGCCGCCCGCGCCCTTGATCCGGGCGGGGGCGCCGTCGGCGAGCCGCAGCCGGCCGGCGTCGTCCGGGTGCACCTGGAGGGTGCAGCGGTTCGAACCTCCCGTGAGGGCCGGGGTGTTGTGCAGCCAGCTGTTGTTGGAGCGCA
The Streptomyces roseofulvus genome window above contains:
- a CDS encoding class F sortase, whose protein sequence is MARRKARLTRRQRRLLRLTRTVALATVLVTGGVWWTADGDPADRQPVAGADAKPDAGASAAAPAAGAPAGTDRAEAARSRTGAAAKAAGATSSRSGATARAEVREKPPAPPAPLGRSRPTLVAVPAITIEAPTLDLGLDREGRLGVPPVDDPQKVGWYARGPAPGERGTAVLVGHRDTLTGPAVFLDLDSLGPGNTVRVARADGRVAVFTVDKVRTYPKSAFPDKEVYGSTSRPELRLLTCGGAYDRGSGYDANIVVFAHLTGVDKTI
- a CDS encoding DsbA family oxidoreductase, with translation MSENSIENTTAAEPAASPAAVETPPPGVIVVHSDLWCSFAHLAIHRLHTTRARLGLEDRVAFDLRAFPLELLNDAPSPRPGTDSEVARMASLEPAAGWQLWQAKDWLYPSTTLPALEAVLAAKEQSLRASELLDLGLRRAFWAESRCVSNRRVILDVAKETGAVDVVALEEALDDGRARRALADQTALSRTDAVRCSPHLFLPDGTDVANPGVDVGWEGAYGVGWPVVHGDDPRVYEDILLRAAA
- a CDS encoding DMT family transporter, which gives rise to MPNSVSSARLAVAAAGVTVVLWASAFVSIRSAGAAYSPGALALGRLLAGALVLGAVLLARREGLPPRAAWPGILVSGLLWFGVYMVVLNWGEQEVDAGTAAMLVNIGPILIALLGARFLGERLPPRLLAGMAVSFAGAVAVGLSMSGEDGHASVLGVALCLLAAVAYAGGVVAQKPALAHASALQVTTFGCAIGAAACLPFAGQLVTEAARAPLSATANMVYLGVFPTALAFTTWAYALARTTAGRMGATTYAVPALVVLMAWALLGELPGALTLLGGALCLAGVAVSRSRPRGSAAPASGAGAGPKEAAGERRE
- a CDS encoding TetR/AcrR family transcriptional regulator; translation: MSDHERRGPAADPGQKTKGAARRPADRPTPAERDLIGVLGPAGDPLPTGDLLAAGDLQIDARPATAPRRRADAERNRAQILAAAERLFSEGDPRTVTMDRIAKAAGVGRATLYRSFPDPASVAVALLDEHERLLQGQLVYGPPPLGPGAPAGERLAAFYLAMLDLLEKHLPLALGAETGPERFRTGAYGFWRVHVRTLLVAHGAEDPDALVDTVLAPLSPELFAFQRHELGLSVERIGASLATFARGLLRAGARS
- a CDS encoding CitMHS family transporter; this translates as MLTVLGFAMIATFLVLIMLKKMSPIAALVLIPALFCVAVGQGAQLGDYVIDGVSKLAPTAAMLMFAIVYFGVMIDVGLFDPIVRAILRFCKADPVRVVVGTAVLAAIVSLDGDGSTTFMITVSAMYPLYKRLGMSLVVLTGVAATANGVMNTLPWGGPTARAATALKLDAGDIFVPMIPALAVGLVFVIALAYVLGRRERKRIGYLTLDQALATETDGETVLVGAGGGADEATGRGAGRPAKRAGGAAGGSGPAAPGGSGAPDQDPAVPGFQGLDPHRATLRPRLYWFNAALTVALLTAMILELLPIPVLFLLGAALALTVNYPRPAEQKERLAAHAENVLNVAGMVFAAAVFTGVLTGTGMVKHMADWLVGAIPDAMGPHMALVTGLLSLPLTYFMSNDGFYFGVLPVLAEAGAAHGVSPLEIARASLVGQALHMSSPLVPAVYVLVGMAKVEFGDHTRFTVKWAALTSLVVLAAAILFGIV
- a CDS encoding DMT family transporter, whose product is MHTALLAVALLVGCLLAVQASANLQLNSAVGTPYGASTLQLGVATTLLAALALAAGTLGALGRLPDVPPWQLLGGLASPLYITSGILLFPRLGALASVGLFVTGQMFASLALDLFGLLGLERQPLGAGTVLGAAAVLAGIVVIIRGGRGAAPAGAAGLSAAARTGWLALGIVAGGVLPVQGAVNAQLRERLDAPLTVAVISFAVATFTIAVVLLVLRATRRTPAPRVAPLKKMPWWGWLGGACAAAYVTGTFLLIPAIGAAVTIALTVTGQQLTSALIDHKGLFRLPGRPLTRPRALGLALLLAGSLTIQLA
- a CDS encoding Zn-dependent alcohol dehydrogenase, whose translation is MIRAAVLPAVGAPLEITGIELPEPGPGRVRIRLAAAGVCHSDLSLTNGTMRLPVPAVLGHEGAGTVVSVGEGVTHVAPGDGVVLNWAPSCGACHPCSLGEVWLCVNALNGAAEVHARAADGRDLHPGLNVAAFAEETVVSANCVLPLPECIPLTDAALLGCAVLTGWGAVHHAARVRAGETVAVFGVGGVGLATLQAARIAGASTIVAVDVSPEKEELARAAGATEYVVASETTAREIRKLTGGNGVDVAVECVGRAVTIRTAWESTRRGGRTTVVGIGGKDQQVSFHALEIFHWGRTLAGCVYGNSDPAADLPVIAGHIREGRFDLGALVTERITLDGIPGAFDAMLAGKGGRALVVF
- a CDS encoding aldehyde dehydrogenase family protein; the protein is MKAHNAMYIGGEWRPASTSGTIPVTDPVTEQVIAHVPAGTAEDVDAAVRAARAALPGWAATPPAERAARIAALRDALAARAEEIAATVTAELGAPPKLAAAVHAGLPVAVAGSYAELAATHPFVEKVGNSTVYAEPVGVVAAITPWNYPLHQIVAKVAPALAAGCTTVLKPAEDTPLTAQLFAEAVHDAGLPAGVFNLVTGLGTVAGQALAEHPGVDLVSFTGSTAVGRRIGALAGGAVKRVALELGGKSANVILPSADLARAVAAGVANVMSNSGQTCSAWTRMLVPAERYEEAVALAAEAAAKYVPGERLGPLVSARQRDRVRGYIEKGVEEGARLVAGGTEAPLETGYYVSPTVFADVTPGMTIAQEEIFGPVVSLLRYEDEEEALAIANGTEYGLGGAVWGEETEAVAFARRMETGQVDINGGRFNPLAPFGGWKRSGVGRELGAHGLAEYLQTKSLQF